One window of the Pieris rapae chromosome 11, ilPieRapa1.1, whole genome shotgun sequence genome contains the following:
- the LOC111003937 gene encoding AMP deaminase 2-like isoform X1, which translates to MFGTNQDYKHWKESQSDVQHNNMASVRLLVRGPRDGRGRNMVPYQRVSVCGIHVTGVPFDELVRSAEMLVDALNLRRCYMDVSHQSFPTGLAYYLDHHEAPPRGPNTEGSVDYGGAVVKFDNATADQYIKLSTCSSEELCNAMPLRATSPSHSDHRIHMTGTLMTLKAGSHRESYDSQEDLERTFRNSDPWSCFIPADCKYLYRWEKGVVKIYRSEVDMNVHNPLPYRNISFVKYVEDLCRLSDMIADGPLKSFCYRRLSYLSSKFKMHVLLNELHELALQKAVPHRDFYNIRKVDTHIHAASSMNQKHLLRFIKRTLRTCANEVVAVQRGVPKTLKSVFEEMNLDAYDLNVDLLDVHADRNTFHRFDKFNAKYNPVGESRLREVFLKTDNYMNGTYFARIIKEVINDLEENKYTYSEPRISIYCKSKSEWSKLASWALRNDVHSAHVRWLVQVPRLYDIYRINKLLNNFQEFLNNLFEPLFQVSIDPHSNVELHKFLTHVIGFDSVDDESKPENPILSENMRSPDEWDDEENPPYAYYLYYMYANMVTLNQLRKERGMNTFVLRPHCGEAGPASHLSAAFLLSENISHGLILRKVPVLQYAYYLAQIYIAMSPLSNNSLFLRYHRNPLPEYFERGLKVTLSTDDPLQFHYTKEALMEEYSVAAQAWKLSTCDMCELARNSVIMSGFPHEMKQHWLGSQYQREGPEGNDITRTNIPDLRLAYRHETLIDELDNLFKVHMT; encoded by the exons ATGTTTGGAACCAATCAAGACTACAAACACTGGAAAGAGTCACAGTC CGACGTGCAGCACAACAATATGGCGTCTGTCCGCCTTCTCGTCCGCGGGCCCAGAGATGGGCGCGGTAGGAATATGGTACCTTATCAACGTGTATCGGTCTGCGGAATACATGTTACCGGG GTACCGTTCGACGAGTTGGTTCGTTCGGCTGAGATGTTAGTTGACGCTTTAAATCTTCGACGCTGTTACATGGACGTATCCCATCAGTCATTTCCGACGGGTCTAGCGTATTACCTTGACCATCATGAGGCCCCACCGCGGGGTCCTAACACAGAGGGGTCGGTCGACTACGGCGGCGCTGTTGTCAAGTTTGATA atGCAACAGCAGACCAGTATATCAAACTATCGACGTGTTCTTCTGAAGAGTTGTGCAATGCGATGCCTTTAAGGGCTACCAGCCCATCGCACTCCGATCACCGTA TACATATGACTGGTACACTAATGACGCTAAAGGCTGGGTCTCATCGAGAATCGTACGATAGCCAAGAAGACCTGGAAAGAACTTTTAGAAATTCAG ATCCATGGTCTTGCTTTATACCGGCCGACTGCAAATACCTTTACCGTTGGGAGAAAGGCGTGGTGAAAATTTACCGGTCCGAAGTGGACATGAATGTCCATAATCCCTTGCCCTATCGGAACATCAGCTTCGTCAAGTACGTGGAGGATCTGTGTCGACTCTCAGATATGATCGCTGATGGCCCTCT taaatcCTTCTGCTACCGCCGACTTAGCTACCTGTCCTCCAAATTCAAGATGCACGTTCTTCTCAATGAACTTCATGAGCTTGCTCTGCAGAAAGCGGTCCCTCATCGGGACTTTTACAATATTAG AAAAGTGGATACGCATATACACGCAGCATCCAGTATGAACCAGAAGCACCTTCTCCGCTTCATCAAACGCACCTTACGTACCTGCGCGAATGAAGTGGTGGCTGTTCAACGAGGAGTGCCCAAGACCCTGAAATCTGTGTTCGAAGAAATGAATCTGGATGCTTATGACTTGAATGTTGATCTACTGGATGTCCACGCA GATAGAAATACATTTCATCGCTTCGACAAATTCAATGCGAAATACAATCCGGTCGGCGAAAGCAGATTGAGGGAGGTATTTCTCAAAACGGACAACTACATGAATGGAACATATTTCGCTAGGATTATTaag GAGGTGATAAATGACCTAGAAgagaataaatatacatattctgAGCCGCGGATTTCAATCTACTGCAAGAGCAAGTCGGAATGGAGCAAGTTGGCTTCCTGGGCTCTGCGCAATGATGTTCACTCCGCGCACGTCAGATGGCTGGTGCAGGTGCCGCGGCTCTA tgACATCTATCGAATCAACAAGTTACTGAACAACTTCCAGGAGTTTCTCAACAATTTGTTTGAACCTTTGTTTCAAGTCTCCATTGACCCACATTCAAATGTAGAATTGCACAAATTCCTTACG CATGTTATTGGATTCGATAGTGTTGACGATGAATCGAAGCCAGAAAATCCAATTCTTAGTGAAAATATGCGCAGCCCAGACGAATGGGACGACGAGGAAAATCCACCTTACGCCTACTACCTCTACTACATGTACGCTAATATGGTGACTCTAAATCAGCTCAGAAA AGAGCGAGGTATGAACACGTTCGTCCTCCGCCCTCACTGCGGTGAGGCAGGCCCTGCCTCGCATCTCAGCGCCGCTTTTCTTCTTTCCGAGAATATTTCACATGGTCTCATACTGAGAAAG GTACCAGTCCTGCAATATGCCTACTATTTGGCGCAGATCTACATAGCAATGTCTCCTCTCAGTAACAATTCCCTCTTTCTCCGATATCACCGTAACCCATTGCCCGAATACTTCGAGAGAGGACTCAAAGTCACGCTGAGCACGGATGATCCCCTGCAGTTTCATTAtactaag GAAGCCCTGATGGAGGAGTATAGTGTAGCAGCGCAAGCCTGGAAGCTCAGCACCTGTGACATGTGTGAGCTCGCCAGGAATTCGGTCATCATGTCTGGGTTCCCACATGAG atGAAGCAACACTGGCTGGGCTCCCAGTACCAACGGGAGGGCCCCGAGGGAAACGATATAACGCGCACCAATATTCCGGATCTACGCCTCGCTTATCGACACGAGACACTCATTGATGAACTTGACAATCTGTTTAAAGTGCATATGACGTGA
- the LOC111003937 gene encoding AMP deaminase 2-like isoform X2 has translation MTGTLMTLKAGSHRESYDSQEDLERTFRNSDPWSCFIPADCKYLYRWEKGVVKIYRSEVDMNVHNPLPYRNISFVKYVEDLCRLSDMIADGPLKSFCYRRLSYLSSKFKMHVLLNELHELALQKAVPHRDFYNIRKVDTHIHAASSMNQKHLLRFIKRTLRTCANEVVAVQRGVPKTLKSVFEEMNLDAYDLNVDLLDVHADRNTFHRFDKFNAKYNPVGESRLREVFLKTDNYMNGTYFARIIKEVINDLEENKYTYSEPRISIYCKSKSEWSKLASWALRNDVHSAHVRWLVQVPRLYDIYRINKLLNNFQEFLNNLFEPLFQVSIDPHSNVELHKFLTHVIGFDSVDDESKPENPILSENMRSPDEWDDEENPPYAYYLYYMYANMVTLNQLRKERGMNTFVLRPHCGEAGPASHLSAAFLLSENISHGLILRKVPVLQYAYYLAQIYIAMSPLSNNSLFLRYHRNPLPEYFERGLKVTLSTDDPLQFHYTKEALMEEYSVAAQAWKLSTCDMCELARNSVIMSGFPHEMKQHWLGSQYQREGPEGNDITRTNIPDLRLAYRHETLIDELDNLFKVHMT, from the exons ATGACTGGTACACTAATGACGCTAAAGGCTGGGTCTCATCGAGAATCGTACGATAGCCAAGAAGACCTGGAAAGAACTTTTAGAAATTCAG ATCCATGGTCTTGCTTTATACCGGCCGACTGCAAATACCTTTACCGTTGGGAGAAAGGCGTGGTGAAAATTTACCGGTCCGAAGTGGACATGAATGTCCATAATCCCTTGCCCTATCGGAACATCAGCTTCGTCAAGTACGTGGAGGATCTGTGTCGACTCTCAGATATGATCGCTGATGGCCCTCT taaatcCTTCTGCTACCGCCGACTTAGCTACCTGTCCTCCAAATTCAAGATGCACGTTCTTCTCAATGAACTTCATGAGCTTGCTCTGCAGAAAGCGGTCCCTCATCGGGACTTTTACAATATTAG AAAAGTGGATACGCATATACACGCAGCATCCAGTATGAACCAGAAGCACCTTCTCCGCTTCATCAAACGCACCTTACGTACCTGCGCGAATGAAGTGGTGGCTGTTCAACGAGGAGTGCCCAAGACCCTGAAATCTGTGTTCGAAGAAATGAATCTGGATGCTTATGACTTGAATGTTGATCTACTGGATGTCCACGCA GATAGAAATACATTTCATCGCTTCGACAAATTCAATGCGAAATACAATCCGGTCGGCGAAAGCAGATTGAGGGAGGTATTTCTCAAAACGGACAACTACATGAATGGAACATATTTCGCTAGGATTATTaag GAGGTGATAAATGACCTAGAAgagaataaatatacatattctgAGCCGCGGATTTCAATCTACTGCAAGAGCAAGTCGGAATGGAGCAAGTTGGCTTCCTGGGCTCTGCGCAATGATGTTCACTCCGCGCACGTCAGATGGCTGGTGCAGGTGCCGCGGCTCTA tgACATCTATCGAATCAACAAGTTACTGAACAACTTCCAGGAGTTTCTCAACAATTTGTTTGAACCTTTGTTTCAAGTCTCCATTGACCCACATTCAAATGTAGAATTGCACAAATTCCTTACG CATGTTATTGGATTCGATAGTGTTGACGATGAATCGAAGCCAGAAAATCCAATTCTTAGTGAAAATATGCGCAGCCCAGACGAATGGGACGACGAGGAAAATCCACCTTACGCCTACTACCTCTACTACATGTACGCTAATATGGTGACTCTAAATCAGCTCAGAAA AGAGCGAGGTATGAACACGTTCGTCCTCCGCCCTCACTGCGGTGAGGCAGGCCCTGCCTCGCATCTCAGCGCCGCTTTTCTTCTTTCCGAGAATATTTCACATGGTCTCATACTGAGAAAG GTACCAGTCCTGCAATATGCCTACTATTTGGCGCAGATCTACATAGCAATGTCTCCTCTCAGTAACAATTCCCTCTTTCTCCGATATCACCGTAACCCATTGCCCGAATACTTCGAGAGAGGACTCAAAGTCACGCTGAGCACGGATGATCCCCTGCAGTTTCATTAtactaag GAAGCCCTGATGGAGGAGTATAGTGTAGCAGCGCAAGCCTGGAAGCTCAGCACCTGTGACATGTGTGAGCTCGCCAGGAATTCGGTCATCATGTCTGGGTTCCCACATGAG atGAAGCAACACTGGCTGGGCTCCCAGTACCAACGGGAGGGCCCCGAGGGAAACGATATAACGCGCACCAATATTCCGGATCTACGCCTCGCTTATCGACACGAGACACTCATTGATGAACTTGACAATCTGTTTAAAGTGCATATGACGTGA